The window GCCGTAGCGGGGGCAGCACATGGTCACGTAGGGATGATTGCTCTAGGAGTTATTATTAGTATTCCAATTATCATTTTCGGTTCAAAGCTTATCGTTCGTGTGATGGAAAAACACGCTTGGATTGCCTATGCAGGTTCAGCTATTTTAGCATGGACGGCTGGTGAAATGATCGTCAGTGACCAAAACTTCCAAAACATTGTTCCGTTACATGGAGTAATGGAATATGTTTTAATTGGAGCAATGACTGTTATCGTCCTAATTGCTGGCTATATGAAGACGAAACAATCAACGAATTCAAATATGAAACAATCCGCTTAAAAAAAGCCGTTTGGAGTGAAAGTCCAAACGGCTTTTACTTATATTTAGCATCAGGAATGTGAACAAACCAGAAGTGAAGAATAAAGTGGCGGAACTGATGAATAAAAGGGAGAAAGTGAAGAATAACTTAGCGGAACTGATGAATAAAAGGGAGAAAGTGAAGAATAACCAGCGTAGAACTGATGAATAAAAGGGAGAAAGTGAAGAATAACTTAGCGGAACTGATGAATAAAAAGGAGAAAGTGATGAATAAAAAGCCCGAAACGAATGAAATAAGTCGCACGCATGCGAACGTGCGACTTATTTCAATTCAACTGCGCAATTGGCTACAACCAGATGTAAAGAGCAATTCCTATTGTGCAAATGACACCTAGTGCAACATATAGCAAGGTCAGATTCGTAATGTTGCGTTTTGTTGACTCCTGATAGTTGTCATCACCTTGTCCTGATAGAGCCATTGTGGATACAAAACCGACGAGTAAAATGATGATGCTGAGAACTGCTAATAGTTTCATAATTAATTCCTCAATCCTTCAAATGCCATCTAATTTTAATTGATTCCATCATATGTTGAAAGCGAACACAATGCAATGGATAAAATGTGTATAAATGTGTAAAAGCCCTCCTGTAAAAACAGGAAGGCTTCTTTAATGTGAAATTATTGGTGAACGTGAACTTCTTGTTCTGCGACCTTTTTTACACGTTCTACAAATTCCACGACAACTTTATCATTTGCGAACATGAGAAATAATTTAATGAACCATTTAAGCGGTTTGTTCGTTGCGGTGTATTTGAAATGTGTCGTATTTTCATCGATTTTTGTTAGTTCGTATTTTGCTGTAATATCAAACATGTTAGCGAGATTAAAGCCAACTTTTAAGTTTTTAAAATCAGTTGTGTTCTCATACTCAAGTGTTTCGACATCGTATTCCATTACGCGTTTGCCTTCTTGATATTTTTGACGTGAAATCGATCCGACTTTTTCTTCTGTTTCTTTCACCATCGTATTCTCTAGCACTTGTGGCATAATCTTTTGCATGTTTTCGAGAGAGCCATCAAAAAGTTCCCAAACAACTTCAATCGGAGCATTAATTTCAATTTCTTTCGACCAAGATTTCATTCGTTTCCACCTTTACAAGTGTATTTATTATTATATCTATTATACCAAATAGTAGAAGTTTATTCACTTAATTCTAGGTTTAGAAACTTTCTTGTTTTCGGTCCGTAAATGCCGTCATCTAGTAATGCTTGATACATGGATTGAAAGCGTAGGACAGCATCTTCTGTGAGTTCTCCGTAAATGCCGTCGATGAATTTTGGATCAAATTGAACTTCTTTTAAAGCTCTTTGTAGCTGTTTGACCGCTTCTCCTTTGTCCCCTTTTTGTAAGACGTTTGTAGGAAGGGGGAAATCTGTTGTTTCGGTTTTCTTTTTAGTAATTTCCTCTAGCTTTTTAATCGTTTGAGGACCTACCAGCCCGTCAACTAGTAACTTGTAGGCTCTTTGAAATCGCATGACAGCGAGTTCGGTTTCTTCACCGAAAAAACCATCAGCTCCATAAAGAGGGAGTCCGATTCCTGATTTGAGAAGTTGTTTTTGAATGTCACGTACAAATGAGCCAGAATCTCCTTCTTTTAGAGGGAGGGAGATGGATATGCCTTTCACTTGAGGAGAATCTTTTGTTGCTTTTGCTTTAGTTTTCTTTTGGATGCTGTTTCCTTCGAGCTCATCTTTTACATCATCAATGAACATATCCCATGTAATACCGTGAGTACGTAGAATATTGATTGGGTCTGTTCTTCTAGTTGGATCCAACGTTGCATGAGAAATGATGTGATAATCAGGGTTCAAATTGAATTTCCGACATAAATAAGCGTGATACCATACGTATCGTTTATAAGCTTCCTCAAATTGAATCTTCCCACCGTGACATAACTCTACACCGATAGCGGCATCATTGGCGTCATCCCCAAATCGCGCATTATCAAGTTTTATCTGGTAGCGAACGTGGTAGGCAATTTCATTTAAAGGGATAATTTCCAAAATATATTTATCATCAATGAATGTGTGAGCGGAAGCAGAAGGTTGAGAACAATCGAAGTAGGTTCGATTTGCATAAGCGGTTGAGACGGGATTTCCAGTGTCGTGACTAACGATAAAGCGGATTCGATTATTGGTTCTTCCTGGTCTAGACTTTCCGAAACGAATAAAATCTCGAGTAATTGAATAACTCAATTCATGCACCTCATTTACAATAGTTCAGTACTATTAACTTATGGGTTGGATTGTTTTTTCGGAACAAGTGCTTGACAAAAAGGGAATGATAAACCATAATGTTTCATAAAATTAAATGTACGTACTATGCAAAGAAAGGGACCAGTAGATAGAACTTTAGGCGATAAGAGAGTGAAGTCCACCGGCTGAAAGGCTTCACAGCTGATAAGCTATCGAACCTATCCCTGGAGCTTGTTAGGCTCATAACCTAACCGTAATCCAACGTTATCGGATTGAGGTGAACTTCCAAATTAGGAAGTTAACAAAGGTGGTACCGCGGATATATACCCATATTCGTCCTTTTTAAGGATGGATATGGGTTTTTTGTTTGTTGTTACAGAAAGTTTAAGTTTAAAGTATTCTTTTTACAGTTTTTTTGGTGTCTAGCTCCAAGCGCCATCAGCTCGGGTCGCTTCGGCCCTGCTGTGGCGATGGAAGCCTCCTCGCAGGTCCTAAAGCGCCCTTCGCCTAAGGACTTGTGCTTTTCTTATTATCGAACACTAGCGTGAGAATGAGATGTGGGCGAGTTTAGGGTTCATACATTATAAAATTAGATTTTCGAAAAAGAGGTGAGAGAAGTGGGGAAACGAATTGTAGTGAAAATTGGGAGCAGTTCCTTAACAGACGTGAATGGTGGCCTATCCCATGAAAAATTACATGAACATGTTGAAAGTATTATGCAATTAAAGAAGAATGGCCATGAAGTCATTTTAATCTCTTCGGGTGCGGTAGCGGCCGGTTTTAAAGATTTAGGCTATCCGACAAGACCTGTGACTATTCAAGGAAAGCAAGCGGCAGCGGCGGTAGGACAAGGACTGCTCATTGAAGCGTATACGGAAGCTTTAAAAAAGCATGGCATGATGTGTGCTCAGTTACTTTTAACTAGAGGGAATTTTCAAAAGAAAGAGCAATATCAAAATGCTTACAATACGTTAGCTGAGCTACTGAAAAGGTCCGTTATCCCAATAATCAATGAAAATGACTCCGTCTCCATCGAAGAGCTTACGTTTGGTGATAATGATATGCTTTCTGCGCTTGTAAGTGGATTAGTTCACGCAGATTCGTTAATTATTTTGACGGATGTAAACGGGATTTACGATTCCCATCCGAAATACAATGAACAAGCGAAACGGATTGATTTTATTGAAGAAGTAACCGACGAACTGATGGCAGCGGTAAGTGCAGAATCAAGCTCGTCAGTTGGAACGGGTGGAATGAAATCGAAGCTTTTAGCAGCAAAAACAGCCTTATCACTTGGGGTAAATGTATTTATTGGAAAAGGCAGTGGAAAAGATAAGCTACTTGAAATTTTAAAAGGAGAAGGAGACGGCACCTATATTGGGCATTCCCGATTAGAGACGATGAGAAATCCGAAACAATGGATTGTCCTTCATTCAGAAGTGAAAGGAGCAATCGTTGTAGATCAAGGAGCTGAAAAAGCTATTTTAAC is drawn from Bacillus kexueae and contains these coding sequences:
- a CDS encoding SRPBCC family protein; its protein translation is MKSWSKEIEINAPIEVVWELFDGSLENMQKIMPQVLENTMVKETEEKVGSISRQKYQEGKRVMEYDVETLEYENTTDFKNLKVGFNLANMFDITAKYELTKIDENTTHFKYTATNKPLKWFIKLFLMFANDKVVVEFVERVKKVAEQEVHVHQ
- a CDS encoding peptidoglycan-binding domain-containing protein, with product MFIDDVKDELEGNSIQKKTKAKATKDSPQVKGISISLPLKEGDSGSFVRDIQKQLLKSGIGLPLYGADGFFGEETELAVMRFQRAYKLLVDGLVGPQTIKKLEEITKKKTETTDFPLPTNVLQKGDKGEAVKQLQRALKEVQFDPKFIDGIYGELTEDAVLRFQSMYQALLDDGIYGPKTRKFLNLELSE
- the proB gene encoding glutamate 5-kinase, whose amino-acid sequence is MGKRIVVKIGSSSLTDVNGGLSHEKLHEHVESIMQLKKNGHEVILISSGAVAAGFKDLGYPTRPVTIQGKQAAAAVGQGLLIEAYTEALKKHGMMCAQLLLTRGNFQKKEQYQNAYNTLAELLKRSVIPIINENDSVSIEELTFGDNDMLSALVSGLVHADSLIILTDVNGIYDSHPKYNEQAKRIDFIEEVTDELMAAVSAESSSSVGTGGMKSKLLAAKTALSLGVNVFIGKGSGKDKLLEILKGEGDGTYIGHSRLETMRNPKQWIVLHSEVKGAIVVDQGAEKAILTEGKSLLPAGVQSVQGMFKQGEVVEIFNQQQELIGKGQVNYSSNELTQIKGLSSKAAMEMTKHVHPEVIHRDKLACKNKELIV